A genomic window from Melopsittacus undulatus isolate bMelUnd1 chromosome 7, bMelUnd1.mat.Z, whole genome shotgun sequence includes:
- the LOC117436494 gene encoding C-type lectin domain family 4 member F-like, whose protein sequence is MAEPDLYERLQIQYPSSPGRGPRSAMAASRCSLSTALAMGTGLVLVLGAALVAVIVLHMQGQAELRAAQAELAAVGTLLLPDPNDTHSPTGSLAALQKRQEQLGRWLQALALGWQHHRTHIYFFSGDRKTWRDAEAACRAVHAHLTSVTGTDEQCPYPCLPHTPQDYLAREARGGSYWIGLTATGPGGSWHWVDGTPYNQTQSFWAPGQPDGTDHGKWGRESCAQMYHVGHGLWNDHNCNFTFPWVCKRELRVP, encoded by the exons ATGGCTGAGCCTGACCTCTATGAGCGGCTGCAGATCCAGTACCCGTCCAGCCCCGGCCGAG GTCCCCGCTCCGCAATGGCCGCATCCCGCTGCTCGCTCAGCACCGCCCTGGCCATGGGCACCGGtttggtgctggtgctgggggcagCGCTGGTGGCTGTCATCGTCCTGC ACAtgcaggggcaggcagagctgcgGGCAGCGCAGGCAGAGCTCGCAGCAGTCGGGACCCTTCTGCTGCCTGACCCCAATG ATACCCACAGCCCCACTGGGAGCCTGGCAGCGCTGCAGAAGCGTCAGGAGCAGCTCG GCCGCTGGCTGCAGGCGCTGGCGCTGGGCTGGCAGCACCACCGCACACACATCTACTTCTTCTCCGGGGACCGCAAAACCTGGCGCGATGCCGAGGCCGCGTGCCGAGCTGTGCATGCACACCTCACCTCTGTCACCGGCACCGATGAGCAG TGCCCGTacccctgcctgccccacaccccTCAGGACTACCTGGCACGGGAAGCACGAGGAGGATCCTATTGGATCGGGCTGACAGCCACGGGCCCGGGGGGCTCCTGGCACTGGGTGGACGGGACCCCCTACAACCAGACCCAGAG CTTCTGGGCGCCGGGGCAGCCGGATGGCACCGACCATGGCAAGTGGGGCCGGGAGAGCTGTGCCCAGATGTACCATGTGGGGCACGGGCTATGGAACGACCACAACTGCAACTTCACCTTCCCATGGGTGTGCAAGAGGGAGCTGAGGGTGCCCTGA
- the AP5S1 gene encoding LOW QUALITY PROTEIN: AP-5 complex subunit sigma-1 (The sequence of the model RefSeq protein was modified relative to this genomic sequence to represent the inferred CDS: deleted 1 base in 1 codon), whose product MVRALVLLALGGQGPAGHAPCRVLCARSFGTPPPPPTGTPPPEDPPRERLRRQEQIAAVARQVATQCHLLSSSAPIPTDPISFHHSPYGVFQLPPGDPFPEPVTVTWIQVMTLALALVCEPHENLALAELTLRRLAPRFLASLRLLDPGSNALLHPDAADGVLERLLPHGEMLFLNEGFIQGMDREMGIKRSR is encoded by the exons ATGGTGAGAGCGCTCGTGCTGCTGGCGCTGGGGGGGCAGGGCCCCgctggccacgccccctgccGCGTGCTCTGCGCACGCTCCTTCgggaccccccca ccccccccgaccgggacccccccccccgaggaCCCCCCCCGGGAGCGGTTACGTCGCCAGGAGCAGATCGCGGCTGTGGCGAG GCAAGTGGCCACCCAATGccacctcctctcctcctctgcccccatTCCCACCGATCCCATCTCCTTCCATCACTCTCCCTATGGGGTTTTCCAGCTGCCTCCTGGTGATCCCTTTCCGGAGCCGGTCACGGTGACCTGGATCCAAGTGATGACATTGGCTTTGGCTTTGGTCTGTGAGCCCCACGAGAACCTTGCCTTGGCTGAGCTCACGCTCCGGCGCTTGGCTCCGCGCTTCCTGGCATCCCTGCGGCTCCTGGATCCCGGATCCAATGCCCTGCTCCATCCGGATGCGGCCGATGGGGTCCTTGAGAGGCTCCTGCCCCATGGGGAGATGCTGTTCCTCAATGAGGGATTCATCCAAGGCATGGATCGGGAGATGGGCATCAAGAGGTCCCGGTGA
- the CDC25B gene encoding M-phase inducer phosphatase 2, protein MEPLPVPFPVRSPVTTLALDMDNLGGLGSHWDTPKRGSPRGSVSSEASDAGLGPDSPPEQDPAVLEELFEKAMMEAGSVLRGSKLPIRRIRSLPPLGASPVLRNISHSREFNGSSTHTEPEATEGFVFKKPQRRWGRSRAPPSDGDMGREPHTQRRGSAPDLMCDPPEKENVPHGDSPIVLRRCSLTCSMAEDEDDDGFMEILDEEEMKSGAVGPMGMETLLTAPLVRSREPEMEPAPSRRPKCRQLFRSPSLPSTVLRPLLKRQDRDQDRESPLGPKRRRSLAGTVGTEPELAAPLLRPLCPPDIGALLSSDHRELIGDFSKSYLLQTVEGKHQDLKYISPAMMVAVLTGQFSALIESCVIVDCRYPYEYEGGHIKGAVNLPLERDAEEFLLRNPIVSCDTSKRIILIFHCEFSSERGPRMCRFIREQDRSRNEYPALHYPELYVLKGGYRDFFPQYQAHCEPQSYRPMQHEDFREDLRRFRLKSRTWGGERGRREPRPRLQDC, encoded by the exons ATGGAGCCGCTCCCGGTCCCGTTCCCGGTGCGCTCCCCCGTGACCACCCTGGCGCTGGACATGGATAACCTGGGGGGCCTGGGCAG CCATTGGGACACCCCGAAGAGGGGCAGCCCTCGAGGCTCCGTCTCCTCCGAGGCATCGGATGCGG GGTTGGGGCCGGACTCCCCCCCCGAGCAGGACCCGGcggtgctggaggagct CTTCGAGAAGGCGATGATGGAGGCAGGGAGCGTGCTCAGAGG CTCCAAGCTCCCCATCCGCAGGATCCGATCGCTGCCG CCGCTTGGGGCCAGCCCAGTCCTCAGGAACATCTCCCATAGTCGGGAATTCAATGGGAGCAGCACCCACACGGAGCCCGAGGCCACG gagGGGTTTGTGTTCAAGAAGCCCCAGAGGCGGTGGGGGCGCAGCCGGGCCCCCCCCagtgatggggacatggggagggAGCCCCACACACAGAGACGTGGATCCGCACCTGACCTCATG TGTGACCCCCCTGAGAAGGAGAACGTCCCCCATGGGGACAGCCCCATTGTGCTGCGGCGCTGCTCCCTCACCTGCTCCATggctgaggatgaggatgatgatggcTTCATGGAGATCCTGGATGAGGAGGAGATGAAG AGCGGAGCTGTGGGGCCGATGGGGATGGAGACGCTGCTGACGGCACCGCTGGTCCGGAGCCGGGAGCCGGAGATGGAgccg GCCCCCTCCCGCCGCCCCAAGTGCCGTCAGCTCTTCCGCTCAccctccctgcccagcactgTCCTCAGACCCCTCCTGAAGCGCCAGGACCGGGACCAGGACCGGGAGAGCCCCCTGGGACCCAAGCGGCGCCGGAGCCTGGCCGGGACTGTGGGCACAGAGCCGGAGCTG GCTGCACCGCTCCTGCGCCCCCTCTGCCCCCCGGACATCGGGGCCCTGCTGAGCAGTGACCACCGGGAGCTCATCGGGGACTTCTCCAAG TCCTACCTGCTGCAGACAGTGGAGGGGAAGCACCAGGACCTCAAGTACATCTCCCCTGCCATG ATGGTGGCAGTGCTGACAGGGCAGTTCAGTGCCCTCATCGAGAGCTGTGTCATCGTGGACTGCCGGTACCCCTATGAGTACGAGGGGGGGCACATCAAG ggagCCGTGAACCTGCCCCTGGAGCGGGATGCGGAGGAGTTCCTGCTCCGGAATCCCATAGTGTCATGTGACACCTCCAAGAGGATCATCCTCATCTTCCACTGCGAGTTCTCCTCCGAGCGCGGGCCCAGGAT GTGCCGGTTCATACGGGAGCAGGATCGGTCCCGCAATGAGTACCCAGCTCTGCACTACCCGGAGCTCTACGTGCTCAAGGGCGGGTACCGGGACTTCTTCCCGCAGTACCAG GCGCACTGCGAGCCGCAGTCCTACCGGCCCATGCAGCACGAGGACTTCCGGGAGGACCTGCGCCGCTTCCGCCTCAAGAGCCGCACGtgggggggggagcgggggcGCCGGGAGCCCCGCCCCCGGCTGCAGGACTGCTGA